Proteins from one Streptomyces sp. NBC_00390 genomic window:
- a CDS encoding 3-hydroxyacyl-CoA dehydrogenase NAD-binding domain-containing protein: MSTTAELLKGAAELFPDEVVTQAHVRHLDLPGGAGTFALITLDNGFDHTKPTTFGPQSLANLNAAIDQVEKEAAEGAIVGAGVTGKPFIFAVGADLKGVELLKQHSDALAIGKGGHEVFKRLASLAVPTFAYYNGAAMGGGVEVGLHCTYRTVSKALPAFSLPEVFLGLVPGWGGCTILPNLIGADRAVSVIIENSLNQNKQLKGRQVFDLGIADAIFEGADFLEQSLIWTASVLKGETAVERAEIDRGEAWDQAVARGRFIADSKVHGAAPAAYRALDIIEASKDGDLQKGFDAEDVALADLIMGGELRSGIYAFNLVQKRGKRPAGAPDKSLARPVTKVGVVGAGLMASQLALLFLRRLEVPVVLTDIDQERVDKGVGYVHAEIEKLLGKGRINQDKANRLKALVSGVLDKAEGFADADFIIEAVFEEMSVKQKVFAEVEAVAPAHAILATNTSSLSVTEMASKLQHPERVVGFHFFNPVAILPLLEIVRGEKTDDASLATAFGVAKKLKKTAVLTKDAPAFVVNRILTRFMGEIQNVIDEGTPVATAEKAIEPLGLPMSPLVLLELVGPAIGLHVSETLNRSFPERFTVSENLAAVVKAGKRGFYVYDSGKPELDPEVAALLKQGDVVLTEEQVRARVLDAVAQEIGLMLQEGVVAEAQDIDLCLITGAGWPFHLGGITPYLDREGVSERVNGKPFLAQGVASVPA, translated from the coding sequence AGGTCGTCACGCAGGCGCACGTGCGCCACCTCGACCTTCCCGGCGGCGCGGGCACGTTCGCCCTCATCACCCTGGACAACGGCTTCGACCACACCAAGCCGACCACCTTCGGCCCCCAGTCGCTGGCGAACCTGAACGCCGCCATCGACCAGGTCGAGAAGGAGGCCGCCGAGGGTGCGATCGTCGGCGCCGGTGTCACCGGAAAGCCGTTCATCTTCGCGGTCGGCGCCGACCTCAAGGGCGTGGAGCTGCTCAAGCAGCACTCCGACGCGCTGGCCATCGGCAAGGGCGGCCACGAGGTCTTCAAGCGCCTCGCGTCCCTCGCCGTCCCGACCTTCGCGTACTACAACGGCGCGGCCATGGGCGGCGGTGTCGAGGTCGGTCTGCACTGCACCTACCGGACCGTCTCGAAGGCCCTGCCGGCCTTCTCGCTGCCCGAGGTCTTCCTGGGTCTCGTCCCGGGCTGGGGCGGCTGCACGATCCTGCCGAACCTGATCGGCGCGGACCGCGCGGTCTCGGTGATCATCGAGAACTCGCTCAACCAGAACAAGCAGCTCAAGGGCCGGCAGGTCTTCGACCTCGGGATCGCCGACGCGATCTTCGAGGGTGCGGACTTCCTTGAGCAGTCGCTGATCTGGACGGCGTCCGTCCTCAAGGGCGAGACCGCTGTCGAGCGCGCCGAGATCGACCGTGGTGAGGCCTGGGACCAGGCCGTGGCCCGCGGCCGGTTCATCGCCGACTCCAAGGTGCACGGCGCAGCCCCGGCCGCGTACCGCGCCCTCGACATCATCGAGGCGTCCAAGGACGGAGACCTGCAGAAGGGCTTCGACGCCGAGGACGTGGCGCTCGCCGACCTGATCATGGGCGGCGAACTGCGCTCCGGCATCTACGCCTTCAACCTGGTGCAGAAGCGCGGCAAGCGCCCCGCGGGTGCCCCGGACAAGTCGCTGGCCCGCCCGGTCACCAAGGTCGGCGTCGTCGGCGCCGGTCTGATGGCCTCTCAGCTGGCCCTGCTCTTCCTGCGCCGCCTCGAGGTGCCGGTCGTGCTGACCGACATCGACCAGGAGCGCGTCGACAAGGGTGTGGGCTACGTCCACGCCGAGATCGAGAAGCTGCTGGGCAAGGGCCGGATCAACCAGGACAAGGCCAACCGCCTCAAGGCCCTGGTCTCCGGTGTGCTCGACAAGGCCGAGGGCTTCGCGGACGCGGACTTCATCATCGAGGCCGTGTTCGAGGAGATGTCCGTCAAGCAGAAGGTGTTCGCGGAGGTCGAGGCCGTCGCCCCGGCGCACGCGATCCTCGCCACCAACACCTCTTCGCTGTCGGTGACCGAGATGGCCTCCAAGCTCCAGCACCCGGAGCGCGTGGTCGGCTTCCACTTCTTCAACCCCGTCGCGATCCTGCCGCTGCTGGAGATCGTCCGCGGTGAGAAGACGGACGACGCCTCCCTCGCCACCGCCTTCGGTGTCGCGAAGAAGCTGAAGAAGACCGCGGTCCTCACCAAGGACGCCCCGGCGTTCGTCGTGAACCGCATCCTGACCCGCTTCATGGGCGAGATCCAGAACGTCATCGACGAGGGCACCCCGGTGGCCACCGCCGAGAAGGCCATCGAGCCGCTCGGTCTGCCGATGTCGCCGCTGGTGCTGCTCGAGCTCGTCGGCCCGGCCATCGGTCTGCATGTCTCCGAGACCCTCAACCGCTCCTTCCCGGAGCGCTTCACGGTCTCCGAGAACCTGGCCGCGGTCGTCAAGGCCGGCAAGCGCGGCTTCTACGTCTACGACTCGGGCAAGCCCGAGCTGGACCCGGAGGTCGCCGCCCTCCTCAAGCAGGGCGATGTCGTCCTGACGGAGGAGCAGGTCCGCGCCCGCGTCCTGGACGCGGTCGCGCAGGAGATCGGTCTGATGCTCCAGGAGGGTGTCGTGGCCGAGGCCCAGGACATCGACCTCTGCCTGATCACGGGCGCCGGCTGGCCCTTCCACCTGGGCGGCATCACGCCGTACCTGGACCGTGAGGGTGTCTCGGAGCGCGTGAACGGCAAGCCGTTCCTGGCTCAGGGCGTCGCGAGCGTCCCGGCGTAA